The Cryptococcus gattii WM276 chromosome K, complete sequence genome contains the following window.
TGGGCGATTTCTTGAAGGAGAACAACGCTCGCGACAAAGTTTTTGTAGCCTCCAAGTGCGGCTTCAACGTAAGGACTATCTCTTAGAGACAACAATACCGAAAAGAAGCTGACTGGCTAATCTTAGTGCATGGACCCCGGAGCAGAAGGCCTCGGTGTTGTCACCAACAAGGCCTCCCACATCAAAGACTACATTGAAGGTACAAAGGAGAGACTTGGGTCTTACCCCGACCTCTACTACCTTCATCGTATCGATCCCAACACTCCTCTTGAGGAATCTATCACAGCGCTCGACGATCTGCGAAAGACTGGCAAATGCAAGTACATCGGTCTTAGCGAATGTGGTGTGGCTACCCTCCGAAAGGCTTGTTCCAGTAAGACTTGCTCATTCTAAGTGTTTGTTCGGATGGCAGCGGCTAACTCTAACTGTAGTTGCCAAGATTGACGCCCTACAAATTGAGTACTCTCCTTGGTTCACCGACCATGAAGACAGCGGTTTGATAGATGCAGCCAAAGAGCTTGGTGTGAGCATCATTGCTTACTCGCCTTTGGGTAAGGGTATGCTCTCCGGCCAGTAAGTACAGTTCCTTCTCAAAACGCCTTGTCATCTTTGCCACTGACACCGGTGAATAGGTATCGGAGCCCAAACGACTTCCCTGAGGGCGACATTCGACGAACCATCCCTCGTTTCAGTGAAGAAAACATGCCCAAGAACCTCCGGATTGTCGATGAATTTGCAAAACTCGCCAAAGCCAAGGGGTGTACCCCTGGCCAAGTCGCTCTTGCGTGGGTTATCAGCCAAGGCGCAATCCCCATTCCTGGTACCAAAACTTCTGAGAGGCTGGAGGAAAACTTTGCGGCGGGAAAAATTGAGCTTAGCGAAGCGGAGATCGCTGAAATCAGGGAATTGGTGCAGAAGGCTAAGCCAGTTGGAGCTAGGTATGGAGAGGCTGCATTGAAGATGGTTGGTCATTAGTTAAGTAAGACGTCTGAAGTACAGAAGCCTAGATGGACGTACATAGATTAAAAAAAATGAAGTACTGTATCCCATTACCTTGATGACTGAGCATTAGTTTCATATACCAATAATGTCAATGATTAGTCCCTTTGCTGTTATATCTCGAGAGCAACTTGGGAGGTAGATTTGCGTAGGAGATCAAGCTAGTAGATGGCGCGGACTGTAAGGAATTGGAGGGGTACTGGCAACAACCGCTGCAATCGCCAAGCTGGAAGCCATGGGTGCGGTACACAAATTGAAGCGGAAAGGTGGGGGATAATTG
Protein-coding sequences here:
- a CDS encoding Hypothetical protein (Similar to TIGR gene model, INSD accession AAW46371.1; CNK02930); protein product: MPQQLKFQDISVPVPGFGCMGFSMGYGPADDNVSKVTLKKALDLGCTFWDSAVVYGKGHNEKLLGDFLKENNARDKVFVASKCGFNCMDPGAEGLGVVTNKASHIKDYIEGTKERLGSYPDLYYLHRIDPNTPLEESITALDDLRKTGKCKYIGLSECGVATLRKACSIAKIDALQIEYSPWFTDHEDSGLIDAAKELGVSIIAYSPLGKGMLSGQYRSPNDFPEGDIRRTIPRFSEENMPKNLRIVDEFAKLAKAKGCTPGQVALAWVISQGAIPIPGTKTSERLEENFAAGKIELSEAEIAEIRELVQKAKPVGARYGEAALKMVGH